A part of Phycisphaerae bacterium genomic DNA contains:
- a CDS encoding sigma-70 family RNA polymerase sigma factor, with translation MNPSPQELKLTPDLLEYARAVALKEAPKHCGSRISYDDVVQEAILHLLSRPPKFDPSRGASEKTLIYTIVQRAVIKYAERERKHVSPLRPFDEPADESSGALAGPTEDQMRTHRRLTGKGPTKHATLQAVVDEMLIYIDNEESRALCRLFIECDGNTSATARRMGMTEGAIRYRLKMLAPKLLAAGFNPFSQGGDT, from the coding sequence TGAAGCTGACGCCCGACCTGCTGGAATACGCCAGGGCCGTGGCTCTCAAGGAGGCCCCCAAGCACTGCGGGTCAAGGATCAGCTACGACGACGTGGTGCAGGAAGCGATCCTGCACCTGCTCAGCAGGCCGCCAAAGTTCGACCCTTCACGGGGCGCGAGCGAGAAGACACTCATCTACACCATCGTACAGAGGGCCGTCATCAAGTACGCCGAGCGCGAGAGGAAGCACGTATCGCCGCTACGGCCGTTTGATGAACCGGCAGACGAGTCGTCGGGCGCCCTTGCCGGCCCGACGGAAGATCAGATGCGAACCCATCGGCGTCTGACGGGCAAGGGCCCGACCAAGCATGCGACGCTGCAGGCGGTCGTGGATGAAATGCTCATCTACATCGACAACGAGGAAAGCCGGGCGCTGTGCAGGTTGTTCATCGAGTGCGACGGCAACACCAGCGCGACAGCGCGGCGCATGGGTATGACCGAGGGCGCCATTCGTTACCGCCTGAAGATGCTCGCGCCGAAGCTGCTGGCAGCGGGATTCAATCCATTCTCGCAAGGAGGCGACACATGA
- a CDS encoding helicase RepA family protein — protein MLAISQSTAESDLVRHYDDGAGRPNATREKERAFRQGFLEEAQRIVREWIDPDEDTFDPWGEEQAALQLRLRVRERYTVYGAGYGPGCAGRKTYHLGYRPGHGVPSARARGRHHALAYVTQAWDEMDDLDTFERLILPAWLTAVERWVREPIRPSVITAPPRPLEIPGVADYLDDMRQRKAPSTEIMRNESGRLVPLCGSQGGTASPRRLELVRADQIEMRPPDWLLRGMLERDTFALVFGDPGSGKSFLAIDWACRVVTGTPWRSHDVTQGPVVYVAGEGQQGFGRRIRAWSEYNGVSLADAPLYVAPAVAIPEARDLIALVQAIHDVAGKPTLIVLDTLARCFGGGDENSTQDMSQFVSACDVLRRQYGCTILVVHHTGHADKNRARGAIALKAALDAEYRLVNDDKLLLTATKMKDSETPPPVAMELVPVELPGIVDEYGNPVTSAAIEVLDADTGAIISKAKTIRPRGKWQDVGFGVARRLVAASDDGCVSINAWRDECQAAGMVRQNQHRVLEGLVNRGEIAVSDGVLSIVTT, from the coding sequence ATGCTGGCGATCAGCCAATCAACTGCCGAGTCTGATCTGGTGCGCCACTACGACGACGGTGCGGGCCGGCCCAACGCGACGCGCGAGAAAGAACGTGCATTTCGCCAGGGATTCCTCGAAGAGGCCCAGCGTATCGTGCGCGAGTGGATCGATCCTGACGAGGACACGTTCGATCCATGGGGCGAGGAGCAGGCCGCCCTTCAGCTTCGGCTTCGCGTTCGTGAGCGCTACACGGTGTATGGGGCCGGGTACGGACCCGGCTGCGCAGGGCGAAAGACTTATCACCTCGGATATCGACCGGGACACGGAGTGCCCTCCGCCCGTGCGCGCGGTCGACATCATGCTCTCGCGTACGTCACGCAGGCTTGGGACGAGATGGACGACCTCGATACGTTCGAGCGGCTGATCCTTCCGGCCTGGCTCACGGCAGTTGAGCGCTGGGTCCGTGAGCCGATTCGACCTTCGGTCATCACAGCGCCGCCGAGGCCGTTGGAGATACCGGGCGTGGCGGATTACTTGGATGACATGCGTCAGAGAAAGGCACCATCAACAGAGATCATGCGTAACGAATCCGGCAGGTTGGTCCCGCTGTGCGGTTCGCAGGGCGGGACAGCGTCTCCGCGAAGACTCGAACTCGTCCGCGCCGACCAGATCGAAATGCGTCCGCCCGATTGGCTGCTTCGCGGCATGCTCGAACGCGACACGTTCGCCCTGGTCTTCGGTGATCCCGGCAGCGGCAAATCCTTCCTGGCGATCGACTGGGCATGCCGCGTCGTGACGGGGACACCCTGGCGCAGCCATGACGTCACGCAAGGCCCGGTCGTCTACGTGGCCGGAGAGGGCCAACAGGGATTCGGCAGACGCATCCGGGCGTGGAGTGAGTACAACGGCGTAAGCCTGGCTGACGCGCCGTTGTACGTCGCCCCTGCAGTGGCAATTCCTGAAGCGCGTGATCTGATCGCACTCGTTCAGGCCATCCACGATGTGGCGGGCAAACCGACGTTGATCGTGTTGGACACCCTGGCGCGGTGCTTTGGTGGTGGCGATGAAAACAGCACCCAGGACATGAGCCAGTTCGTCTCCGCCTGCGACGTTCTGCGGAGGCAATACGGCTGCACGATCCTGGTGGTGCATCACACCGGCCATGCCGATAAGAACCGCGCCCGGGGTGCCATCGCCCTCAAGGCGGCACTCGATGCCGAGTACCGTTTGGTCAACGACGACAAACTGTTGCTGACAGCGACGAAGATGAAAGACTCGGAGACACCGCCGCCGGTTGCCATGGAACTGGTTCCCGTTGAACTGCCTGGCATTGTGGACGAATACGGCAACCCGGTCACGTCGGCAGCCATCGAGGTGCTCGATGCCGATACCGGCGCAATCATATCGAAGGCCAAGACGATCAGGCCGCGAGGAAAATGGCAGGACGTTGGCTTCGGGGTGGCGCGTCGGCTGGTCGCCGCCAGTGACGATGGGTGCGTGTCCATCAACGCTTGGCGCGATGAGTGTCAAGCCGCCGGGATGGTTCGGCAGAACCAGCATCGGGTGCTTGAGGGCTTGGTGAACCGTGGTGAGATCGCCGTGAGCGATGGTGTTTTGAGCATCGTCACAACCTGA
- a CDS encoding M55 family metallopeptidase gives MIPLQARTGLQVLSSVLILVVGCAGARQGGTGPKIYVCTDLEGASGVYTFTQTRERDTPAAVQAREYFMGDLAAVVRGLRDAGASEIVVLDGHGNGAILPHLMPAGATCITGTPRPGPLAGLDDTFDGLVFLGYHAMKGTPDGVLNHTQSSRSENRYWYNGVESGELAQDGAIAGHYGVPPILVTGDEATCREARQFFGNDCVTVAVKKGLSREAAELRPFAETRKALYEGAKRAVAAIPRCKPYTIKLPIQAKKQWLAFDKPDAPGRLETKEGTITDILKLLDF, from the coding sequence ATGATTCCCCTGCAAGCACGGACGGGTCTCCAGGTGCTGTCGTCTGTTCTGATACTCGTTGTCGGCTGCGCCGGGGCGAGGCAGGGTGGAACCGGGCCCAAAATCTACGTCTGTACCGATCTGGAAGGGGCCAGCGGAGTGTACACGTTCACCCAGACGCGGGAGCGAGACACGCCGGCGGCCGTGCAGGCCCGTGAGTACTTCATGGGCGACCTCGCGGCGGTTGTCCGCGGGCTGCGGGATGCCGGGGCGTCGGAGATTGTGGTGCTGGACGGACATGGCAACGGGGCGATTCTGCCCCACTTGATGCCGGCGGGGGCAACGTGCATCACCGGCACACCTCGGCCGGGCCCTCTGGCGGGCCTGGACGACACCTTCGACGGGCTGGTCTTCCTCGGCTACCACGCGATGAAGGGCACGCCGGACGGAGTGCTGAATCACACGCAATCGTCACGAAGCGAAAACCGCTACTGGTACAACGGCGTCGAGTCCGGCGAATTGGCCCAGGACGGGGCCATCGCCGGCCACTACGGCGTGCCGCCGATTCTGGTTACCGGCGACGAGGCCACCTGCCGTGAGGCCCGACAGTTTTTCGGAAATGACTGTGTCACGGTCGCCGTGAAAAAGGGCCTGAGCCGCGAGGCGGCCGAGCTTCGGCCGTTTGCCGAAACCCGCAAAGCGCTCTATGAGGGAGCCAAACGCGCCGTCGCGGCCATCCCCCGCTGCAAACCGTATACCATCAAGCTCCCGATCCAGGCAAAGAAGCAGTGGCTGGCCTTCGATAAGCCCGATGCCCCGGGACGGCTGGAAACTAAGGAAGGAACGATCACCGATATCCTGAAGCTGCTGGATTTCTGA
- a CDS encoding recombinase family protein: MIATTDTIPAVAYLRRSTDKQEQSIGDQRLEIARHAEEQGYQIIREYVDDAISGTSADERPGFQRMIADAARGDFAAVIVWNSDRFSRGDVTETEHYRYLLRQANVKVLSVTEDYLARDGIDGDVLRTVKQFQNRQYSISLSQNTLRGQISAIMAESDPGRAAPYGYDREILAPDGSVMFRIRFCPGRVREVYDKDGKLQATYAKGQSLLKPGKECKARLVLSDTERVQVVKDIFRMCLDGLGFASIAAELNAKGIPGPLREVWGFTTVKAILENPTYRGDLVWNRRTEAKFYRVENGRAQKRERQIGEAKVVKTPKDEWVVVPNAVPTIISREDWDRVQVMVAKRRRAKGGAGHRNRRWLLTGVLECGDCGHKFWGDPRRKGRIEGRAPVVTNYYTCSGRRSHGKTICEVPSTLRTEQIEEWVLGKLADIIATDEDGIDAAIRRFVESVGRNDTGGTDTERIARELKQINDTVTALTMNIDPANLAMLNDRLTQMRLRKESLEQELQVAQQSSSNQDAAAMRKWAKAQLAGLQAAMNGMRNDRTREVIGTYVDRIIVWPSQKRGEMILNAAAQPLWKTHDRPCGRSWANRIGATGFEPATS; this comes from the coding sequence ATGATCGCTACCACCGACACCATTCCCGCCGTCGCGTACCTGCGCCGCTCGACGGACAAGCAGGAGCAGAGCATTGGTGACCAGCGGCTCGAGATCGCCCGGCATGCCGAGGAACAGGGCTATCAGATCATCCGCGAGTACGTGGATGATGCCATCAGCGGCACCAGCGCCGACGAGCGCCCGGGCTTTCAGCGCATGATCGCCGACGCCGCCCGCGGCGACTTCGCGGCCGTCATCGTCTGGAACTCCGATCGGTTCAGTCGTGGCGACGTGACCGAGACGGAGCACTATCGCTACCTGCTGCGGCAAGCGAACGTAAAGGTGCTGTCGGTCACCGAAGACTACCTCGCCCGCGATGGTATCGATGGCGACGTGCTGCGAACCGTGAAGCAGTTCCAGAACCGCCAGTACTCGATCAGCCTTTCACAGAACACGCTGCGCGGGCAGATCAGCGCCATCATGGCCGAGTCCGATCCCGGCCGGGCCGCACCGTATGGCTACGATCGAGAAATTCTCGCGCCCGACGGGTCGGTCATGTTCCGCATCCGCTTCTGCCCGGGCCGGGTGCGCGAGGTTTACGACAAAGACGGCAAGCTACAGGCCACGTATGCGAAGGGGCAATCGCTATTGAAACCCGGCAAGGAATGCAAGGCGCGGCTGGTGTTGAGCGATACCGAGCGCGTCCAGGTGGTCAAGGACATCTTTCGTATGTGCCTCGATGGCCTCGGCTTCGCATCCATCGCCGCCGAGTTGAATGCCAAAGGTATCCCCGGTCCGCTCCGCGAGGTATGGGGCTTCACCACCGTCAAGGCCATCCTGGAGAACCCGACGTACCGTGGCGATCTCGTCTGGAACCGACGGACGGAAGCGAAGTTCTATCGCGTCGAGAACGGTCGAGCTCAGAAGCGCGAACGCCAAATCGGCGAGGCCAAGGTCGTCAAGACGCCCAAGGACGAGTGGGTCGTCGTGCCGAACGCCGTGCCCACTATCATCAGCCGCGAAGATTGGGACAGGGTTCAGGTGATGGTGGCCAAGCGTCGCCGGGCCAAGGGCGGGGCCGGGCATCGCAACCGGCGATGGCTACTGACGGGCGTCCTCGAGTGCGGCGACTGCGGCCACAAGTTCTGGGGCGACCCCAGGCGCAAGGGCCGCATCGAAGGCCGCGCGCCGGTCGTCACCAACTACTACACCTGCTCCGGCCGACGTTCGCATGGCAAAACCATCTGCGAGGTTCCCTCGACATTGCGGACCGAGCAGATCGAGGAATGGGTACTCGGCAAGCTGGCAGACATCATCGCCACCGACGAAGACGGTATCGATGCCGCCATTCGGCGGTTCGTGGAATCGGTTGGCCGAAACGACACCGGCGGTACCGATACCGAACGCATCGCCCGCGAACTCAAGCAGATCAACGACACGGTGACAGCGCTGACGATGAACATCGATCCCGCCAATCTGGCCATGCTCAACGATCGCCTGACGCAGATGCGGCTTCGCAAGGAATCCTTGGAGCAGGAACTTCAAGTGGCTCAACAGTCCAGCAGTAACCAGGATGCGGCGGCCATGCGGAAGTGGGCAAAGGCACAACTGGCCGGCTTGCAGGCAGCGATGAATGGAATGCGGAACGACCGAACGCGAGAGGTGATCGGAACTTACGTCGACCGCATCATCGTCTGGCCGTCGCAGAAGCGAGGCGAGATGATTCTGAACGCTGCCGCGCAACCCCTATGGAAAACCCACGATCGCCCTTGCGGACGGTCGTGGGCTAACAGAATCGGGGCGACTGGATTTGAACCAGCGACCTCTTGA
- a CDS encoding Mu-like prophage major head subunit gpT family protein, with product MTAIATDNLLLTAPEVAIEAGGEPKRPRISITAYTGGLMRVPGWGDVVIDLAGLDAAGQIPLLADHDARVGGVVGHGEARVTDGRLVVAGVMSGAGEAARQIVEMTSGGFAFQASVGVEPVEHERIKPRERVQVNGRSLSSPRGFALVKQGRLREVSITPLGADAGTSVAIAASGHAKEWLHMNTDVQNADEQEIRANERQRIAEIENLCRKPDGGWGRMQAKVDELKASAIAGELSAQDLSAELLNILRESRPKAPMAYTPQPVGGVATLEAALLKRLGLTALGEKALGAIAMEHGDRLKATHTLDICRAALMLDGADVPHGREEMVRASLSLASLPQALGNLANKLLLDAYDEAPATWRAFCSVRSVADFKPHTAIRPSFTGQLKHVAPGGEIKHGQVDEWFTQFQVDTFGKMLSIDRRDIINDDLGVFDETARAFGRAAMRKLSDLVYETLLGNANGFFSTANGNYIEGADAALSFDSLALAITAMMLQRDDEGNDLDLRPATLLVPPELQPTAKALLESEFIQQIAEKMPTGNSLRRAVSIEVEPRLSNSAKFGAAASDKHWYLFTSPANTPMVTAFLNGRQQPTVEFFGLDQDVNTLAVSWRVYHDFGAALVDPRAAVRSKGQA from the coding sequence ATGACGGCCATTGCTACCGACAATCTGTTGCTGACGGCGCCCGAGGTCGCCATCGAGGCCGGTGGCGAACCCAAGCGCCCGCGTATCAGCATCACGGCATACACCGGTGGGCTGATGCGGGTGCCCGGCTGGGGTGACGTCGTGATCGACTTGGCCGGTTTGGACGCCGCCGGTCAGATCCCGCTGCTGGCCGACCACGACGCGCGAGTGGGCGGCGTGGTAGGACACGGTGAGGCTCGCGTTACCGATGGCCGATTGGTCGTCGCGGGCGTCATGAGTGGCGCGGGCGAAGCGGCCCGGCAGATCGTGGAGATGACGTCCGGCGGGTTCGCGTTTCAGGCTTCGGTCGGTGTCGAGCCGGTCGAACACGAGCGCATCAAGCCGCGCGAAAGAGTACAGGTCAATGGGCGGTCGCTGTCATCGCCGCGCGGGTTCGCGCTGGTCAAGCAGGGCCGGCTTCGGGAAGTGAGTATCACGCCGTTGGGCGCGGACGCAGGCACGTCCGTAGCCATCGCGGCGTCAGGTCATGCCAAGGAGTGGTTGCATATGAACACGGACGTTCAAAACGCAGATGAGCAAGAGATTCGCGCCAACGAGCGGCAGCGGATCGCCGAGATCGAGAACCTTTGCCGCAAGCCGGACGGCGGCTGGGGCCGGATGCAGGCGAAGGTGGACGAACTGAAGGCCTCGGCTATCGCGGGCGAGCTCAGCGCGCAGGATCTGTCGGCCGAGTTGCTGAACATCCTGCGCGAGTCACGACCGAAGGCGCCGATGGCCTACACTCCGCAGCCCGTCGGCGGCGTGGCCACGTTGGAAGCGGCGCTGTTGAAGCGACTGGGCCTCACCGCGCTGGGTGAGAAGGCCCTCGGCGCGATCGCGATGGAGCACGGCGATCGGCTCAAAGCGACCCATACCCTCGACATCTGCCGGGCGGCGTTGATGCTGGACGGTGCGGACGTACCCCACGGACGCGAGGAGATGGTCCGCGCGTCTCTGTCCTTGGCTTCGCTGCCGCAGGCGCTCGGCAATCTGGCCAACAAGCTGCTGCTGGACGCTTACGACGAGGCCCCGGCGACCTGGCGAGCGTTCTGTTCGGTACGGTCGGTGGCCGACTTCAAGCCGCACACCGCGATCCGCCCGAGCTTCACCGGCCAGTTGAAACACGTCGCGCCGGGCGGCGAAATCAAGCACGGCCAGGTCGATGAGTGGTTCACGCAGTTTCAGGTGGATACGTTCGGCAAGATGCTGAGCATCGACCGGCGCGACATCATCAATGACGACCTGGGCGTGTTCGACGAGACGGCCCGGGCGTTCGGCCGTGCCGCGATGCGGAAGCTGTCCGACCTCGTGTACGAGACGTTGCTGGGCAATGCGAACGGCTTCTTCAGTACTGCCAACGGCAACTACATCGAAGGCGCGGACGCGGCGCTGAGTTTCGACAGCCTCGCGCTGGCGATCACGGCGATGATGCTTCAGCGCGATGACGAGGGCAACGATCTCGATCTGCGGCCGGCTACGTTGCTCGTGCCGCCGGAGCTTCAGCCGACGGCCAAGGCGTTGCTCGAAAGCGAGTTCATCCAGCAGATCGCCGAGAAGATGCCGACGGGCAACTCGTTGCGTCGGGCGGTGAGCATCGAGGTCGAACCGCGTCTGAGCAACAGCGCGAAGTTCGGCGCGGCGGCCAGCGATAAGCACTGGTATCTGTTCACCAGCCCGGCTAATACTCCGATGGTCACAGCCTTCCTCAACGGGCGTCAGCAGCCGACGGTCGAGTTCTTCGGTCTCGATCAGGACGTGAACACCTTGGCGGTAAGTTGGCGCGTGTACCATGACTTCGGTGCCGCACTGGTCGATCCGCGGGCCGCCGTCCGATCGAAGGGCCAGGCGTAA